The following proteins are encoded in a genomic region of Chitinophagales bacterium:
- the hemB gene encoding porphobilinogen synthase, translating to MIHRPRRNRTTQAIRNLVQEVHLTTQHLVYPLFLIDGQNIKNEIKSMPNIFQWSVDLALKEIEACVNLGIESFILFPVVDNSLKDKTGTYSYNKDNFYLKAIQQFKQAFPQCCFISDVALDPYSSDGHDGIVENGIIVNDATLEVLNKMALAQAQAGFDYIGPSDMMDGRVASIRQTLDDNGFTNTGILSYTAKYASAFYGPFRDALDSAPKSGDKKSYQMDYKNQQEALLEAELDTLEGADMLMVKPAMAYLDIIQSLKQNSYLPIVAYHVSGEYAMLKAAHQNGWLDYNKCVEESLYAIKRAGASVIITYAAKDFAMLHK from the coding sequence ATGATACACAGACCAAGACGAAATAGAACGACACAGGCAATAAGAAACTTAGTACAAGAAGTACATTTAACTACGCAACATTTAGTCTATCCATTATTTTTAATTGATGGACAAAATATCAAAAATGAAATTAAATCGATGCCTAATATTTTTCAATGGAGTGTTGATTTAGCGTTGAAAGAAATTGAAGCATGTGTTAACTTAGGTATTGAGTCGTTTATTTTATTTCCTGTTGTAGATAATAGTTTAAAAGATAAAACAGGAACATATAGTTATAATAAAGATAATTTTTATTTAAAAGCAATTCAGCAATTCAAACAAGCATTTCCACAATGTTGTTTTATCTCTGATGTAGCTTTAGATCCATATAGTAGTGATGGACATGATGGTATTGTAGAAAATGGCATTATAGTAAATGATGCTACACTTGAAGTATTGAACAAAATGGCTTTGGCACAAGCACAAGCTGGTTTCGACTATATTGGTCCTTCTGATATGATGGACGGAAGAGTTGCTTCTATCAGACAAACACTTGATGATAATGGATTTACCAATACAGGCATTCTATCTTATACTGCAAAATATGCTAGTGCTTTTTATGGTCCATTTAGAGATGCTTTAGATTCTGCACCAAAATCTGGCGATAAAAAATCGTATCAAATGGATTATAAAAACCAGCAAGAAGCATTACTAGAAGCTGAGTTAGATACTTTGGAAGGTGCAGATATGTTAATGGTAAAACCAGCTATGGCTTATTTAGATATTATTCAGTCGTTAAAACAAAATAGTTATTTACCAATAGTGGCTTATCATGTAAGTGGTGAGTATGCTATGTTAAAAGCAGCACATCAAAATGGTTGGTTAGATTATAATAAGTGTGTGGAAGAAAGTTTATATGCTATAAAAAGAGCAGGTGCTTCTGTTATCATTACTTATGCAGCGAAAGACTTTGCAATGCTCCATAAATAA
- a CDS encoding PorT family protein, whose amino-acid sequence MKKVLFLPTLLILLATSTFAKITVEVGIKGGLSMGRFKNYSQKESKLSDVGGQFSFKMGGGAGLVGKMWFNKFVGIGAAAEFNQGGNIAERKTYASGGLHIYNRDTRLNYITIPVVAHVGWGNDRLRVYGTVGGYYAFAINGKDKVTEEVDNILLDDYEVDADFDNVYKRHDYGIRFGVGTEVIVSENMKHAITFDMTYDWGFGEVYHDGYTTDKYHITNSRTLIHVGYVYRFGNLKTDEGKKK is encoded by the coding sequence ATGAAAAAGGTACTATTTCTTCCAACATTACTAATACTACTTGCAACCTCAACTTTCGCAAAAATAACTGTAGAAGTTGGTATAAAAGGTGGTCTGTCAATGGGCAGATTTAAAAATTACAGCCAAAAAGAAAGTAAACTATCTGATGTAGGCGGACAGTTTAGTTTTAAAATGGGCGGTGGTGCTGGATTAGTAGGGAAGATGTGGTTCAATAAATTTGTAGGTATCGGTGCCGCTGCAGAGTTCAATCAAGGTGGTAATATTGCCGAAAGAAAAACTTATGCTAGTGGTGGGTTACATATCTATAATAGAGATACTAGATTAAACTACATCACAATTCCAGTGGTGGCTCATGTTGGTTGGGGAAATGACCGACTAAGAGTTTATGGTACTGTCGGTGGTTATTATGCTTTTGCTATTAATGGAAAAGATAAAGTAACAGAAGAAGTAGATAATATTTTACTAGACGATTATGAAGTAGATGCAGATTTTGATAATGTGTACAAAAGACACGATTATGGAATTAGATTTGGTGTAGGAACAGAAGTTATTGTAAGTGAAAATATGAAACATGCAATTACTTTTGACATGACTTATGATTGGGGTTTTGGTGAAGTTTATCATGATGGATACACGACAGATAAATATCATATTACCAACTCTAGAACTTTAATACATGTTGGATATGTATATCGTTTTGGAAACTTAAAAACTGATGAAGGAAAGAAAAAATAA
- the thiC gene encoding phosphomethylpyrimidine synthase ThiC — protein sequence MKKQDTTPQQNVITTKPFPKSRKIFVQGELHNIQVAMRAVSLSPTMQNGKVLHENPPVTIYDTSGPYTDENATIDVHQGLTKLRASWIQDRNDTEQLTQFSSNYCNERLQYNSLDNIRFKHIQKPLKAKQGKNVSQLHYAKQGIITPEMEYIAIRENQKQQAYIESLNGQADILCQQHQGNSFGANTPTTFITPEFVRDEVAKGRAVIPSNINHPESEPMIIGRNFLVKINANIGNSAVTSSIEEEVEKAVWACRWGADTIMDLSTGKNIHETREWIIRNSPVPIGTVPIYQALEKVNGKAEDLTWEIFRDTLIEQAEQGVDYFTVHAGVLLRYIPLTAKRVTGIVSRGGSIMAKWCLAHHQENFIYTHFEEICEIMKAYDVAFSLGDGLRPGSIADANDAAQFAELETLGELTKIAWKHDVQTIIEGPGHVPMHLIKENMDKQLKECHEAPFYTLGPLTTDIAPGYDHITSAIGAAMIGWYGTAMLCYVTPKEHLGLPNKEDVREGVITYKLAAHAADLAKGHPGAQYRDNALSKARFEFRWEDQFNLSLDPEKALQFHDETLPADGAKIAHFCSMCGPHFCSMKITQEVRDYANNNPSVILSDSEESQKGITEILESTIQKGMEEKAKEFNQQGGEIYS from the coding sequence ATGAAAAAACAAGATACTACACCACAACAAAATGTAATTACAACAAAACCATTTCCAAAATCTAGAAAGATTTTTGTGCAAGGTGAACTACACAATATACAAGTAGCTATGCGAGCAGTTTCGTTGTCGCCAACCATGCAAAATGGCAAAGTGCTACACGAAAATCCACCAGTTACCATTTACGATACTAGTGGACCATACACCGATGAAAACGCTACAATTGATGTGCATCAAGGTCTAACAAAACTACGAGCATCTTGGATACAAGACCGAAATGATACCGAACAACTTACTCAGTTTTCCTCTAACTATTGTAACGAACGATTACAATATAATAGCTTAGATAATATACGATTTAAACACATACAAAAACCATTAAAAGCAAAACAAGGCAAAAATGTTTCGCAATTGCACTATGCAAAGCAAGGTATCATTACACCAGAAATGGAATACATTGCCATTCGTGAAAACCAAAAACAACAAGCATATATCGAAAGTTTAAACGGACAAGCAGATATATTGTGTCAGCAACATCAGGGCAATAGCTTTGGTGCCAATACACCTACTACCTTTATTACACCAGAATTTGTTAGAGATGAAGTAGCCAAAGGTAGAGCAGTTATTCCGTCTAACATCAATCATCCAGAAAGCGAACCAATGATTATTGGCAGAAACTTCTTAGTAAAAATTAATGCTAATATTGGCAATAGTGCCGTTACTTCCTCTATAGAAGAAGAAGTAGAAAAAGCAGTTTGGGCGTGTCGTTGGGGAGCAGATACCATTATGGATTTATCTACTGGAAAAAATATTCACGAAACACGCGAGTGGATTATTAGAAATTCGCCAGTGCCAATTGGTACTGTGCCAATCTATCAAGCATTAGAAAAAGTAAATGGCAAAGCTGAAGATTTGACTTGGGAAATTTTTAGAGATACTTTAATTGAACAAGCAGAACAAGGCGTTGATTATTTTACGGTTCATGCTGGTGTCTTGTTACGCTATATTCCATTGACTGCAAAAAGAGTTACAGGTATTGTTTCTCGTGGTGGTAGTATTATGGCAAAATGGTGCTTAGCACATCATCAAGAAAATTTTATTTATACGCATTTCGAAGAAATATGCGAGATTATGAAAGCCTATGATGTAGCTTTTTCTCTTGGTGATGGTTTGCGACCAGGTTCTATTGCAGATGCCAATGATGCTGCACAATTTGCTGAGTTAGAAACCTTAGGCGAACTCACTAAAATTGCTTGGAAACACGATGTACAAACCATAATAGAAGGTCCAGGTCATGTACCAATGCATCTCATTAAAGAAAATATGGACAAGCAATTGAAAGAATGTCATGAAGCACCTTTTTATACATTGGGTCCATTAACTACAGATATTGCACCAGGTTATGACCATATTACTTCGGCAATTGGTGCAGCTATGATTGGTTGGTATGGTACTGCTATGTTGTGCTATGTTACACCAAAAGAACATTTGGGTTTACCTAATAAAGAAGATGTACGAGAAGGTGTGATTACTTATAAGTTAGCTGCTCATGCTGCCGATTTAGCTAAAGGTCATCCAGGTGCTCAGTACAGAGATAATGCATTGAGCAAAGCACGATTTGAATTTAGATGGGAAGATCAATTTAACTTGAGTTTAGATCCAGAAAAAGCATTACAATTTCACGATGAAACGCTACCAGCTGATGGTGCTAAAATTGCACATTTTTGTTCTATGTGTGGACCACATTTTTGTAGTATGAAAATTACGCAAGAAGTAAGAGATTATGCTAATAATAATCCAAGCGTCATTCTGAGCGACAGCGAAGAATCTCAAAAAGGAATTACAGAAATTTTAGAATCTACTATTCAAAAAGGCATGGAAGAAAAAGCCAAAGAGTTTAACCAACAAGGTGGCGAGATATATTCTTAA